The DNA region ATTTGTTTTTGAATAAGTTGATACCTTCTGAAGATTATTTTACACATATGGAAGGCAACTCTGATTCTCATATAAAATCAACATTAGTAGGACCATCATTAAGTGTAATAATTGAAAATAATAATATATTATTAGGAACATGGCAGGGAATATATTTTTATGAATTTGATGGGCCAAGGCACAGAAGCTTTTATATTAAAATAATTAAAGGCTAAGCGGGAATTCCCGCTTTTTTTAATTGAATTGATTTTCTTAATTTATTGAGGTATAATTTAATATGGGGTGGGCATATGGAAAAAATAAAATTCATAGAGGAAAAAGTGATTCAAGAAGAAAATGAATATCCTATAGGATTAATAGTATTAAAAAAAGGTGATTTATTATGTCAATCATATTTTTGTGATTATCGGAAAATATACATAAATAAAGGTATATTTTCAGAAGAATTTTTATTTCAATTAAAAAACAATGAATTTTTAAAAAATATAAATGAGTTTTTTTCTAAAATTATTTCTTATAAAATAGCTACATTAAGGCCAGATGGGATATTGCATTTTAGATAAATAAAATTGGAAGTGATTATATGAAAGAAATTTTATATGCTCCTGAAATAATACTTGTTAATGAGGGAGAAATAGTTAATGAATTAATATTATTAAAAGAAGGAAAATTAGAAACATTTTCCACTTTTTGTAACTATTCTTCAATAGAAAATAATGGAATATTTGGTGCTGAAATTATAATTCCTGGCACCAAATCTTTTGAAACAATAAGAATTATTGAAAATAGTAGAGTTGTTTTAATTGAAAAGGAATTATCAGAAAAATTTTTACTTTCTAACTCAAATTTAATTATTCATTTAATAAAAAAATATATTTTGAAGATTATAGCTTTAAACAATAAAATTTATGGAGCATTTAAGAGTAATAAAGAGAATATAGTAGATAAAAATCTTACAAAATCAGAATTATCAAAAAAATATTTAAAAATAACAAGAAGAAAGATATTTCATCATATTAATGACGAACAATTTCAAATATATATTAAAGCAAGAAAGTTATTTAATAGTGGCAAGATAAAAGAATCTTTAAATGAATTCAAAAGAGTACAATATAGAAGGTTTGACATATATTTTCAAGCTGAAATAGAAATATGGAAATATTTATGTATGATTTTAATATCTCCAGATAAAAAATATTATTTAGAAAAAACATTAAAAGAAAAATATCCGTTTATTAGAGAATTATTTTCTTTTATGGTTTTTGAAAGTATCATAACAAATTCTCCATTAACAAAACCTCTTATTACATATTTAAAAAGTGGTTATTTAATTCCATCAAATACTGTATTGTTTTACGAAGGAGAAGAAGGAGATTGGGCTTTTATGATATTAACAGGAAATGTAAGGATTTCTAAGTTTAATTATAATAACGAAAAATTGTTGGCGATTTTATCAAATGAAGAAGTAGTAGGAGAAATAGCATGTTTTAAAGATATTCAAAGAACCGCAACGGTATTTACTTCTACTCCTTTACAATTAATAATTATTGAAAAAAATAATCTGGATGAGTTGGTTCTCTCGAACCCTGGGTTTGGATTGAAAATATTGAAAAATTTGATAAAACGTTTAGATTTTGAAAGATATTTCCTTTCTCCATTATCTTTTGAAGAAAAGTTAAACTTTATGATAAAAAAATATGGTAAAAATACATTGAATAAATCTCAGTTGAAAATAGAAGAGATTAGGGAATTGTTTAGAATTTCTGATAAAAAAGACAATGAATTAATAGAATATTTATTTAAATCTAATATTGCAACATTAAGAGCAGATGGTACTTTAAAGTTTTTATAGGAGGGAATAATTTGAAAATATTATTATATTCTGAAAGTAAAAGCTTATTTAAAAAATCAGGTGTTGGTAAAGCATTAGAACATCAGATTGAAGCATTAAAATTAGCTGGGGTTGAATTTACTTTAAATCCTAAAGATTACTATGATATAGCTCATATTAACACTATAGGTCCTTTAAGTGAGAGAATATTAGATGAGTCAAAAAAAAATAAAAAAGTGGTAATAGTTCACACACACACAACTTATGAAGATTTTAAGAATAGCTTTATGTTTAGCAATCTTTTTGCACCTTTTATAAAAAAAAGACTTATTAAGATGTATTCAAAAGCAGATTTATTAATTTCACCGTCAGAATATACAAAAGAATTAATTTTATCTTATGGAATAAAAAACAAAGTTATGGTTGTTTCAAACGGTGTTGATATAAAGAAATTTAATTGTAAAAATTATAATGGTGAAAAGTTTAGAAAATATTTTAATATAAAGAAACCATTAATAATATCGGTGGGATTACCTTTTGAAAGAAAAGGAATTTTAGATTTTCATAGATTAGCTAAGACACTTCCACAATATGATTTTGTATGGTTGGGAGCTAAAATGAATATAATTCCTAAAAAAATAAGAAAGATATTAAAACAAGAATTAAAAAATTTAAAATTTCCAGGATATGTGGAGGAGGAATTATTATTAGCAGCTTTTTGTGAAGCTAAGCTTTTTTTATTTCCAAGTTATGAAGAAAATGAAGGTATTGTTGTATTAGAAGCATTAGCTTCACAAACACCTTTAATAATAAGAGATATTCCAGTATATAAAAATTGGTTGATTCATAAAAAAAATTGTTTAAAATCAAGGACTTTTGATGATTTTATAAAAAATATAGATCTGATAATAAATAAAAAGATAGATGTGAAAGCAATGATAGATAATGGAAGAAAAGTTGCGATTGAAAGAGATTTAAAAAATATTGGAATTAAATTGAAAAAAATATATGGTGATATTTATGAAAAAAGAGTATAAGAATGCAATAGGAGTTATTTCCTCTATTATTATAGGGATATTTGTTATAGTATTTATTGAAAATTTTTATAAAACAAATATTTTGAAAGAAATACAAAGAATAAATTTAAATGATATTATTATAGTTTTTTTTATATATTTTATGGGATACATAGTTGATTCTATTAGATATTCAATAATTATAAAGCAATTTGGAGGAAAAATAAATTTTTTTTCCTTATTTTATAACAATGTAATGGGATTATTTTTTTCTTCAATAACACCTTTTGCAGCTGGAGGACAGCCATATCAAATTTATCATTTAAATAAACATGGGTTGGATATAGAACATTCTACTAATATAGTTGTTTCCCGATTCATTACAGCAATGTTTTTGAATTTGATAATAGCTTTTATATCTTATAAAAAAGTTATAAGTTCTCTTAATGGTACAGGTGTTGAATCGGCATTAATTAATCTGGGGCTATTTATTTCTTCATTAATAACTATTATAATTTTGGTGGTTTTTATAAACTCTGATATTATAATGCAAATCTTAAACTTTTTAAAATTTAAAAAAATTAATAAACTGAAAAATAAATATATAAAATGGTCAAATAATTTGAAAAAAAGTATAGCCTTTCTCTGGAATGAAAAAACACACATAATGTTTTTAGATATTTTTTTAAACTTGTTTGTTTTATCTTTACAGGCTTATTCTCTTTTTTATTTATTTGTAAAATATGCGAATTTGAGTAATAATATTGATAATTTTTTTATTGTATTTGGTAGTATGATGTTATTGAACATGGTGGTATACTATATACCTACACCTGGTGCCAGTGGAACAATCGAAGCATCATATCAGTTAATTTTCTCTTCCATATTAAAAATTCAAAACGGAGTATTTTTAGCTATAATAGGGTGGAGATTTGCAACATATTATATGCAAATAATATTAGGAATTATGATGCGAGTTTTTGTTAAAGCGTTTTTAAAAGATGTCTGATAAAATTGAATATAAGGAGTGGAATAAATGAATATAGGAATATTTTCAGATGTGTATTTTCCACAAAAAAATGGAGTTTCAACAGCGGTTAAATTATATAAAGAAGAAATGGAAAAATTGGGACATAATGTATATTTATTTGTACCAAGGTATTCAAGAAGTCATAAAAGGAATGAAAAGAATGTATTTGAATTTCCTGCTATAAAATTTTTATTTGAAAAAGAGCAAAGAATTGCATTGCCTATATCTACAGATATTTTTAAAATTAAGGATTTAAATTTAGATATAATACATTCTCAGGACCCCTTTTCTATGGGGATTTTTGCGGAATTTTTGTCAAAATTATTGAAGATAAAACATGTAGGTACACATCATACGATGTATGAATATTATAGAAATTATTTACCTTTAATTATTAGACCAACGTTAAAACAAACTCAAAGAATGATAAAAAATTGGTGTTTAAAATTGGATAAAGTCATATCTCCGACAAAAAATATAAAAGATCTTCTTGTTAGCTACGGAGTACCAGATGATCATATTATTGTAATTCCAACTGGGATAGACACAAAAAAATTTAATGAAGAAGTAAAGTGGAATATCAGGGAAGAATTTGGTATTTTGCCAGAAGAAAAAATATTATTATTTGTTGGAAGATTAGGGCCAGAAAAGAATATAGATTTTTTAATAAGAGTATTTCACAAGGTGTTTCATGAAGAAAGAAATATAAGATTTGTTATTATTGGAGACGGTATAGAGAGAAATAAATTAGAAGAATTAGTTATAGATTTAGATTTACATGAAAATGTAATATTTGCTGGAGGGCAACCAAGAGAAAAAGTATTAGATGCATATAAGCAGGCAGAATTATTTATTTTTGCTTCATATACAGAAACACAGGGACTTGTGGTATTAGAATCAATGGCAGCTGGAACTCCAGTTGTTGCTTTAGGGAAAATGGGAGTATATGATCTTTTAAATCATGAAAATGCTGGTGGCATTATGCTAACCGAATTAAATGAAGATGAATTTGTCCATGAAATTTTAAATGTAATTAGAAATAAGGAATTATACAATATATTGTCTAAAAATGCGATAAATTTTGTAAATGAGAATTATTCAATAGAAGTTTCTGTAAAAAAAATAATAGAAGTATATAAGAATCTTCTATAATATTGACAAAAAATAATTTTTATGATAAAATATCTCAGGTAGTGGGTGCTTAGCTCAGTGGGAGAGCGCTTCCTTGACGCGGAAGAGGTCGCAGGTTCAATCCCTGCAGCACCCACCATTTTTTATTGAGGAGAGAAAAAATGGATATTTTATTTTTTTCTATAGTTTTTTCAATGATATTTCAATTAATGGGTAAATATTTAAATCTATATAGAACTTTTATTAGTAAAAAAAATATTTTAAACACAGTTGGTAATAATTTAAAAATATCTATCATTATACCTACTTTTAACGAAGAAAAAGTTATAAAAAAAAATATTGAAAGTCTTGAAAAAAATACGTATAAAAATTTTGAAATTATAGTATTAGATGATAATTCTAAAGATAGTACGTATAAAATACTTCAAGAATTAGAGAAAAAATATAGTAATTTGAAAATTTTTAAAAAAATAGGGAAAAAGGGAAAACCGCAGTCTATTAATGAGGCATATAAATATATATCTGGAGATATCGTATTATTTTTAGATGCGGATACAATTGTAGATGAAGATTTTTTAGAAGAACATGTAAAATATTTTTATAATAATAAAATAAATATGATATATGTGGATTTTGAAGCATATAATCATAAAGAAAAAATAATATATGATTATCAGGAAATATATTTTGAATTCAGCAGAAATATTTTATATTCAAATTTGTTTTCAAAAGCTGTTTTTATGGGAAATGGTGTTTTTATAAGGAAAGTAATATTGGATAAAGTTCTCCCACTTGACGAAGAAACGTTAGTGGATGATGTTCATCTGGCAATAAAGTTAAATCAAATGAAAATTAATCAAATTTTTGTTATATCTCCAAAAACAAAAATACAATATGTAACTAATTTTAAAGATTTATTTTATCAACATAAAAGATGGTATATTGGCGGTATTGAAGAACTAATAAAAGCATTAAAATATAAAGATTTTAATATTATATTTATAAATATATTGGTAGGAATGTTATTATTTTTTCCTCTAATATCAATTTTGGTATTTTTAAAAAATATAAAATTAGGTTTTTATTTATTAAAAAATTTTATTGTAATTATATGGGGAATAAGTTTAGGAAGTGCATTTTTATCATTTAAAAAAAATAATAATATTATTAGACTTATCATCAATATTTTTATCACAACACCATTTATGCTTATTTTCGAATACATAGTTTTATTAAATTCATTTTTAAACCTATTTAAAAAAGAAAAAAAATGGTATAAAGTGGAAAGGGAATAATAAAAAACGGCCAGATTTGGCCGTTTTTATGTTCTTGAAATTTTTCCAAAATTAGTAGCTTTTACTATCCCTGCTCCTATTAAAAATATTAAAACATATAAAAACTCATCGAAGTTATTTTTGAAATTAAGCCAAAATGGAATTTTATTCACCAATAAAACCAGCGCTATAGAAAAGGAAAAACCTTCTAAACCACGTAATAAAATCCTTTTCATTAAAAATTTATAAAAATATGTTTCTCTTGTATAGCCAAATGAAAGAATCATTGATCTAAATCTGCTATCAAATTTATCCTTTGCAGTCAAATAGGATCTTACATAAAATAAAATCAAAATTATAAATAGCAAAAAATTGGCAAATTTTATATATTCTATGCTTAATATTTTCACAAATAGTATCAATGCTATGAAATTATAAATATTCATTAGTTCAAATATATAAGGGAATTTTTTATTTGTAATAATATAATATTGAGCTATAAAAAATGCTAAAAAAGAAGCTATAAAACATTCAAATATCAAATACCAAAGATAAAACATTAAATTATTTCTCCTTCCTTTCATTCTTATCAATCATATCTTCTTTAATAGATTTTGCTTCAACTAAAGTTGCTACAGATCCTAAAACGCCTATAATATCATATGGAATAAACATTTTTGATGCCTTTCCATTTGCCATTTCTTTTAAGGCTTCTAAATATTTAACTCTTAATAAATCCTGAGTAGGTTTTCCTTCATGAATTGCATTAAACACATTGATAATTGCATGAGCTTGACCTTCTGCTTCAACCTCGTATTTATACTTCTGAGCTTCTGCTACCCTTTTAACAGATTCTGCTTGTCCCTCAGCTTTTAAAATAGCAGATCTTTTATCCCCTTCAGCTCTTAAAATGGCGGCCTGTTTATATCCTTCGGCTTCTAAAATAGATGCCCTTTTCATTCTTTCAGCTTTCATCTGCTTGCTCATAGCCTCCATTATATCATTAGGAGGATCTATTTTTTTTATCTCTACTCTTGTAACCTTTACTCCCCATTTATCTGTTGCTTCATCTAATACTTCTCTTAATTTTGTGTTAATCATTTCTCTTGAAGTTAATGTTTGATCAAGTTCTAATTCTCCGATTACATTTCTTAAATTTGTTTGGGCTAATTTTATAGCAGCAATTTCGAAATTACTTACATTATATATAACTCTAAAAGCTTCTGTTACTTCATAATAGATCACTGCATCAACAGTAACAATAACATTATCTTTGGTAATAACTTCCTGCGGTGGAACATCTATTACTCTTTCTCTCATATCTACTTTGATCATTCTATCTAAAAATGGAATAATAAATTGTAGTCCTGACTGAGCTTCTCTATGAAATTTACCTAATCTTTCAATTAACCCTTTTTCATATGGCCTAATAATTTTTAAACTTGTAGCTGCTAAGAAAATCACAAAAATAGTAATAATTCCCACTAAATACATAGTTTCCCCCCTCTTTACAGTATTTTCTTTACAATTAACATATTTGATTCTCTCTTTAATACTATCACTTTATCTCCTTTTTTTACTTCACCTTCTTCAGAGTATGCGCTCCATTGTTCACTAAAGACTTTAACTATTCCAGAATTATTTTTGTCAAAATCAGAAAGAGCCAGTCCAGTTTTTCCTATTAATTCATCTAAATGAAAATTTTTATTTTGCAAAGGATTGATCCACTTTTTTACAATTTTTCTTGAAAATAACCATAATATAGTAGAAAATATTATGAATATAACTGAGTTAATTATTTTGTTTGAAATGAATAGTCCGAAAATGGCGGTAATAAATGAACTTAAACCAAACCAAAAGAAGAAAAAAGTTGGTGTGATAATTTCAAGCACAATGAATATTATTCCTAATATTATCCAGAATTGCCATTCAACCATAATCCCTCCCCCTTTTTTGTGTGAAATTATATAATAGAAATTTCTTCTGGATGAACTATAAAAACTTTAATATCTTTAAACTCTTCAGATAATTCTGTTTTAACTTTATTTATTAATCTATTATATCTGCTAGAAACGTGGTATAATATAACTCTTTTTGGGTGTATGAAATTCAGTAATTCTTTTATTTCATTTAAAGATGTATGATTTCTAATTTTTCTATCTGACTCTTTTATAAAAGTACATTCATGAACTAAAGTATCTGAATCACCAATAATATCTGGTGAAATAGGCAAAGAATCCCCACTAATTGTTAAAATTTTTTTTATGTAATTTCCCAGTATATGATCTTTTCCGAATTTATCTATTAATTCCTTTAT from Marinitoga sp. 1197 includes:
- a CDS encoding secondary thiamine-phosphate synthase enzyme YjbQ; protein product: MLEKFSINTSRRAELIDITHIIRDFVKKSKINEGIAVIFVPHTTAGITINENADPSVKKDMDLFLNKLIPSEDYFTHMEGNSDSHIKSTLVGPSLSVIIENNNILLGTWQGIYFYEFDGPRHRSFYIKIIKG
- a CDS encoding cyclic nucleotide-binding domain-containing protein, translating into MKEILYAPEIILVNEGEIVNELILLKEGKLETFSTFCNYSSIENNGIFGAEIIIPGTKSFETIRIIENSRVVLIEKELSEKFLLSNSNLIIHLIKKYILKIIALNNKIYGAFKSNKENIVDKNLTKSELSKKYLKITRRKIFHHINDEQFQIYIKARKLFNSGKIKESLNEFKRVQYRRFDIYFQAEIEIWKYLCMILISPDKKYYLEKTLKEKYPFIRELFSFMVFESIITNSPLTKPLITYLKSGYLIPSNTVLFYEGEEGDWAFMILTGNVRISKFNYNNEKLLAILSNEEVVGEIACFKDIQRTATVFTSTPLQLIIIEKNNLDELVLSNPGFGLKILKNLIKRLDFERYFLSPLSFEEKLNFMIKKYGKNTLNKSQLKIEEIRELFRISDKKDNELIEYLFKSNIATLRADGTLKFL
- a CDS encoding glycosyltransferase family 4 protein, with product MKILLYSESKSLFKKSGVGKALEHQIEALKLAGVEFTLNPKDYYDIAHINTIGPLSERILDESKKNKKVVIVHTHTTYEDFKNSFMFSNLFAPFIKKRLIKMYSKADLLISPSEYTKELILSYGIKNKVMVVSNGVDIKKFNCKNYNGEKFRKYFNIKKPLIISVGLPFERKGILDFHRLAKTLPQYDFVWLGAKMNIIPKKIRKILKQELKNLKFPGYVEEELLLAAFCEAKLFLFPSYEENEGIVVLEALASQTPLIIRDIPVYKNWLIHKKNCLKSRTFDDFIKNIDLIINKKIDVKAMIDNGRKVAIERDLKNIGIKLKKIYGDIYEKRV
- a CDS encoding lysylphosphatidylglycerol synthase transmembrane domain-containing protein; amino-acid sequence: MKKEYKNAIGVISSIIIGIFVIVFIENFYKTNILKEIQRINLNDIIIVFFIYFMGYIVDSIRYSIIIKQFGGKINFFSLFYNNVMGLFFSSITPFAAGGQPYQIYHLNKHGLDIEHSTNIVVSRFITAMFLNLIIAFISYKKVISSLNGTGVESALINLGLFISSLITIIILVVFINSDIIMQILNFLKFKKINKLKNKYIKWSNNLKKSIAFLWNEKTHIMFLDIFLNLFVLSLQAYSLFYLFVKYANLSNNIDNFFIVFGSMMLLNMVVYYIPTPGASGTIEASYQLIFSSILKIQNGVFLAIIGWRFATYYMQIILGIMMRVFVKAFLKDV
- a CDS encoding glycosyltransferase; its protein translation is MNIGIFSDVYFPQKNGVSTAVKLYKEEMEKLGHNVYLFVPRYSRSHKRNEKNVFEFPAIKFLFEKEQRIALPISTDIFKIKDLNLDIIHSQDPFSMGIFAEFLSKLLKIKHVGTHHTMYEYYRNYLPLIIRPTLKQTQRMIKNWCLKLDKVISPTKNIKDLLVSYGVPDDHIIVIPTGIDTKKFNEEVKWNIREEFGILPEEKILLFVGRLGPEKNIDFLIRVFHKVFHEERNIRFVIIGDGIERNKLEELVIDLDLHENVIFAGGQPREKVLDAYKQAELFIFASYTETQGLVVLESMAAGTPVVALGKMGVYDLLNHENAGGIMLTELNEDEFVHEILNVIRNKELYNILSKNAINFVNENYSIEVSVKKIIEVYKNLL
- a CDS encoding glycosyltransferase → MDILFFSIVFSMIFQLMGKYLNLYRTFISKKNILNTVGNNLKISIIIPTFNEEKVIKKNIESLEKNTYKNFEIIVLDDNSKDSTYKILQELEKKYSNLKIFKKIGKKGKPQSINEAYKYISGDIVLFLDADTIVDEDFLEEHVKYFYNNKINMIYVDFEAYNHKEKIIYDYQEIYFEFSRNILYSNLFSKAVFMGNGVFIRKVILDKVLPLDEETLVDDVHLAIKLNQMKINQIFVISPKTKIQYVTNFKDLFYQHKRWYIGGIEELIKALKYKDFNIIFINILVGMLLFFPLISILVFLKNIKLGFYLLKNFIVIIWGISLGSAFLSFKKNNNIIRLIINIFITTPFMLIFEYIVLLNSFLNLFKKEKKWYKVERE
- a CDS encoding SPFH domain-containing protein → MYLVGIITIFVIFLAATSLKIIRPYEKGLIERLGKFHREAQSGLQFIIPFLDRMIKVDMRERVIDVPPQEVITKDNVIVTVDAVIYYEVTEAFRVIYNVSNFEIAAIKLAQTNLRNVIGELELDQTLTSREMINTKLREVLDEATDKWGVKVTRVEIKKIDPPNDIMEAMSKQMKAERMKRASILEAEGYKQAAILRAEGDKRSAILKAEGQAESVKRVAEAQKYKYEVEAEGQAHAIINVFNAIHEGKPTQDLLRVKYLEALKEMANGKASKMFIPYDIIGVLGSVATLVEAKSIKEDMIDKNERKEK
- a CDS encoding NfeD family protein: MVEWQFWIILGIIFIVLEIITPTFFFFWFGLSSFITAIFGLFISNKIINSVIFIIFSTILWLFSRKIVKKWINPLQNKNFHLDELIGKTGLALSDFDKNNSGIVKVFSEQWSAYSEEGEVKKGDKVIVLKRESNMLIVKKIL